In the genome of Deinococcus yavapaiensis KR-236, one region contains:
- a CDS encoding universal stress protein, protein MPDSLEARSPTENAPAAEPARRGHHKIFVGMAAGVGKTYRALGEIRELFSLGKNAVVGILETHGRAETQEAARGLPVFPRRELEYKGTRLTELDLDGLLKLHPDVVMVDDLAHANAPDSRNARRYEDVRELLDAGIDVISTVNIQHLESLNDLVAKITGVRVKERLPDQIVADADEVILVDVTPQLLRERIRAGKIYSPDKVDQALKNFFTDENLTALRELALRQVADAVQGEDADQAQLVRERILVAISAEPESGRLIRRGGRIASRFNGDLHIVYVETGKLGRDESKLLEAFKASTEDLGGTFHTLKNRGGVGRTLVQFVREHHVTQVVLGESSRSRFQELLRGSVIHTVLRETSGVDVYVLTRE, encoded by the coding sequence CCGAGAACGCGCCCGCCGCCGAGCCCGCGCGCCGCGGCCATCACAAAATCTTCGTCGGGATGGCCGCCGGAGTCGGCAAGACCTACCGCGCCCTCGGCGAAATCCGAGAGCTCTTCTCGCTCGGCAAGAACGCCGTCGTGGGCATCTTGGAAACGCACGGACGCGCCGAAACGCAAGAGGCGGCGCGCGGGCTGCCAGTCTTTCCCCGGCGCGAACTCGAGTACAAGGGAACCCGACTCACCGAACTCGATCTCGACGGTCTGCTGAAGCTGCATCCCGACGTCGTCATGGTCGACGACCTCGCGCACGCCAACGCGCCCGACAGTCGCAACGCCCGCCGCTACGAGGACGTACGCGAACTTCTCGACGCGGGTATCGACGTCATTTCCACCGTCAACATCCAACACCTCGAGAGCCTCAACGACCTCGTCGCCAAGATCACGGGCGTACGGGTCAAGGAGAGATTGCCCGATCAAATCGTGGCGGACGCCGACGAGGTCATCCTCGTGGATGTCACGCCGCAACTGCTGCGCGAACGCATCCGCGCCGGGAAGATCTACTCGCCCGACAAGGTCGACCAGGCGCTCAAGAACTTCTTCACCGACGAGAACCTCACGGCGCTTCGTGAACTCGCGTTGCGGCAAGTGGCCGACGCCGTGCAAGGCGAGGATGCCGACCAGGCTCAACTCGTGCGCGAGCGCATTCTCGTCGCGATCAGCGCCGAACCCGAGTCGGGCCGCCTCATCCGCCGAGGCGGTCGCATCGCCTCACGCTTCAACGGCGACCTTCACATCGTGTACGTCGAAACGGGCAAGCTCGGCCGCGACGAAAGCAAACTTCTGGAGGCTTTCAAGGCGTCGACCGAGGATCTCGGCGGCACCTTCCACACCCTCAAGAACCGAGGGGGCGTCGGCCGGACCCTCGTGCAGTTCGTGCGCGAACATCACGTCACGCAAGTCGTGCTGGGCGAATCGAGCCGCTCGCGTTTTCAAGAGCTTTTGCGAGGCTCCGTCATCCACACGGTCCTGCGAGAAACCTCCGGCGTGGACGTGTACGTACTGACGCGGGAGTGA